TAGGATGCAGAGCTCCATTCACCCCCATCACCCGCTGGGCTTAAAGACCCTTATTAAAGACCCCTTATTACTTAGCACTTAAGTGCAATGCAGAGGCAGCTCAGCATTACCCCACCACCCCCCAACGACAAATAAAAGCCATTCAACCGTTTTATCCAAAATTTATTgacaggatggatggggctACAGGGACAGCAGGGCCCACACGGCCAGGACACCTCCCTGGGGCTCAATGCAATGCAGCTCCATATAATGCAGCTCCATATAATGCAGCTCCATATAATGCAGCTCCATGCATTGCAGCTCCATGCACTGCAGCCCTATGCATTGCAGCTCTATATATTGCAGCTCCATGCATTGAgacctgctgtgtgcagccccGGCCATCCCGGCTGTGTGTGtttaatgctgctttcttctgaacGAGCATCCtggggggaggaaaaggaggggaaacaATAAgtaacacagctctgcaccccccccccacctcctgtTGGAGCCCCCGGAGCTGAACGGGAACCGGGGGGGGATAcggggatggatggagggggCCGGACCCACCTTCTGTCAGTCGGGCCTTGCCACCCGTGGGCTGGCACAGCACGGTGGAGCagcccacacacagcaccacGGTCTGAGCGTGGCTGAACACGGTGGTGATCTTATAGCAACCTACGGGACGGGAACAACGGGGAGTAACGGGGAGTAACCGAGCGGACACGGGGCGTCCCGAGCGGGGCCACGTCGGTACCTGGGCACTTGACGTCCATGAAATACGAGTTGGGGCTCTGAACCAAACGCTTCTTCTTgtgtttcctcttctcctcGTCCAGGGAGGGGTGCAGCAGGTCCCTCGCCAGCTACGGACACAGGGACCGGACACCGCCATCAAACACCGCCATCACACACCGCCGCCATCTTGCGGCCCCCACCCGAGCAGATGGCGGCCGGCCCTGCTCGCTCCCTGCCCGGTTCCCCCCCGCTCCCATCCCGCTTCTCGAGCCCGCCCCATCCCCGCTGCCCCATCCCGGCCCTTTGTCCGCCCGGTGCTGGAGCAGCCCGGGCTGGCGGCACGCTGCACTCACAGGCATGGCGGCGGCGTGCGGCACCGAGACCGAAAAGGGGCGGGACCGGAAACGGGCGGTGCTATATCCGCTGCGGGGTTCCCCGCACGGGCGGAAGTGGTTGCGACGCCATCTTGGGGGAGGACctcaatgtgtgtgtgtttaccGGAAGTGGTTGCGGCGCCATCTTAGAAGCGGGCCTCAATGTGTGTGATTACCGGAAGTGGATGTGGCGCCATCTTGGGGGCGGTCctcaatgtgtgtgtgtttaccGGAAGTGGATGCGGCGCCATCTTGGGGGCGGGTctcaatgtgtgtgtgtttaccGGAAGTGGTTGCGGCGCCATCTTGGGGGCGGGCCTCAATGTGTGTGTGATTACCGGAAGTAGTTGCGGCGCCATCTTGGGGGTGGGCCTCCATGTTTGTATTTACCGGAAGTGGCGCTCCCCGCTCCCGGAAGTCCCGGCTCAGACGGTGATGGCGGCGTCGTTGTTCGCTCGGAGCCGGTGACTGGGGGCCGCCATGTTGGCCCGGCGCGGGTCCGGCCCGTTGTGCTGCACCGTGTGCGCTCTGCTCGGGGCGATGAGCGCGGTGCTGAGCGCCGGGATGCGGTGAGCGGCGGGGACGGGGCCTGCCGGGCTGGGGCCTACCGGGTTGAGGCCTACAGCGCGGCCCGTCCCGGTGCGAGGCCTCCCGTTGTCCCTACAGGCCCGTGACGGCGATGGCGGCCAGCGAGGAGCGGCGCTCGGGTGGGTGCGGGGCCCGGtgggctttggggggggggttccgGTGATACCCGGTGGTACCCGGTGGTACCCGGTGGTTCCGGTGACACCCGGTGATACCGGAGCCCGCTGACCCCGGCCCGGTTCCGCAGCGAGCCCCGCGACGCCGTGTTGGAGGCGGGAGGAGTTCGTGGTCGCACGGGAATGTGGCCGCTGCTCCAGCTTCGAGCTGGTGAGTGACGGCTCCGGCCCTGACACACCCCCCCcccggtcccggtcccggttCTGTTCCCGGTTCCGGTCCCGGTTCTGTCTCCAGGCCCTGCCCTGCCCCCccccatctccttcctttcGTTCCTTCCCCCCATGTCAGAAGAGCGTCCCCGAGTGCGGCCCCACCGGCTTCGTGGAGAAAATCAGCTGCGCCGCCTCCAAACGGGACGAGTACAAGAGGTGGGGGGGGACACACCTAACAAcaaccccccaaaccccccagCTTGTGAAGCTTTTGGAGTGTGGGAGTTGTGAATAGTGGAGGCATTTGGGGGGTAGGGGAGTGTCACGATGGAGGGGTTGGGGCTTAGATGATGgagctttgggggggggggtcagatGGAGGGTGGTTGGGGGGGTTGGGTGTTGGATGATGGAGCTTTGGGGGGGTGAGCTTTGGGGGGGGTCAGCGATGATGGTAGTTTTGGGGGGCTCAAGATGGTGGAcgctttggggggggggatcaGATGGagggggttggggttggatgaTGAGCTTTGGGGGAGTCGGATGATTGGAGCTTTTGGGGGCTCAGATGGTGGAGCTTTGAGGGGGGAGTTGGATAGCGGGACTTGGTGGGGGGGTCAGAATGGAAAGGTTGGGGCTTGTGTGGGATGTGATTTGGAGCGCTTGGTTTTGGTGGGGGGTTCgagatttattttgtatgtgtttgttgTGGGTGGGCTGCAGATGGTGAGCCTTTGGGCGGGGGGAATTTCTAGATGAAGGGTGTTGGGGTGAGTTGGGGGTTTGGATGATGTGACTTTGGGGGGGGGGCGAATGATGGAGCTTTGGGGGGCTCAAGAATGGTGAAGCTTTGGAGGGGGTGGGTTGGATGGTGGATGTTTGGGGGGCCAGGAATGGgggattttttgggggggggggggggggggttcgaTAGTGGATGGCTCCGGGGGGGAGGGGTCGGATGCGTTTAGCGGTTCTTGGGATCGGGGCGGACTGGATGATGGGGGCTTTTTGGGGGAAGAGAAGGTCAGATTTTGGCGAGGACTGGGGGGTCGGGTGGTGGAACGCTCCTTGACGCGGGGGGATGTGGGGATNNNNNNNNNNNNNNNNNNNNNNNNNCCCGGATGCCGCAGCTCGGAACGTATTGCATGCGTCAATACTTACACGGAACAATGGGAGGAGGTTAGATAATATTAGAGGGTGGAGGGGAGTGTCGGCATAGATGAAAGCTGGTGGGGGGCTCACGATTGGGTGAAGCTTTGGAGGGGCGCGCGCAAGTTGGATGAGTGGAGCTTGTGGGGGGAGGCATCAGACGGGGCTCTCATGATGGCAGGGGGTTTGGGCTTAGTattgatggagctgtgggggggggtgggtcAGATGGGagggggttggggttggggttggtaTGATGGAGCTTTGGGGAGTGGTAGAGCttttgaggggggggggtcagATGATAGGAGTTTTGGGGGGCTCAGATGCGTGGTagctttggggagggggagatcAGATGGAGGGGGTTGTGGCAGGATTGGATGATGGAGCTTTTGAGGGGGAGTCGGTATGATGGGCTTAGGGGCT
This DNA window, taken from Coturnix japonica isolate 7356 chromosome 25, Coturnix japonica 2.1, whole genome shotgun sequence, encodes the following:
- the JTB gene encoding protein JTB isoform X2, whose amino-acid sequence is MLARRGSGPLCCTVCALLGAMSAVLSAGMRPVTAMAASEERRSASPATPCWRREEFVVARECGRCSSFELSVPECGPTGFVEKISCAASKRDEYKSCRSAVLESRLFWRFVGSMMAVAAVCSVLVVWRQRALDRRALEKVRKQIESI
- the RPS27 gene encoding 40S ribosomal protein S27 codes for the protein MPLARDLLHPSLDEEKRKHKKKRLVQSPNSYFMDVKCPGCYKITTVFSHAQTVVLCVGCSTVLCQPTGGKARLTEGCSFRRKQH
- the JTB gene encoding protein JTB isoform X1, whose product is MLARRGSGPLCCTVCALLGAMSAVLSAGMRPVTAMAASEERRSASPATPCWRREEFVVARECGRCSSFELKSVPECGPTGFVEKISCAASKRDEYKSCRSAVLESRLFWRFVGSMMAVAAVCSVLVVWRQRALDRRALEKVRKQIESI